A portion of the Lysinibacillus timonensis genome contains these proteins:
- a CDS encoding SLAP domain-containing protein, with product MQQLQFESSWDKALSVEDRRTIEKIFYDTKYFRSIDILFSPIREAINHKEELLVTVLVHNFTESPLNFKNTKMQYNIHDEVIANNVFTLPSLIIPPNVSMPWTFIFPKGSYIQKTSYKNGQLEIS from the coding sequence ATGCAACAATTACAATTTGAATCGTCTTGGGACAAAGCGTTATCAGTAGAGGACCGACGAACGATAGAAAAAATTTTTTATGATACCAAATATTTTAGAAGCATCGACATTCTTTTTTCTCCTATACGAGAAGCAATTAATCATAAAGAGGAACTACTAGTGACAGTATTGGTCCATAACTTTACAGAGAGTCCGCTAAACTTTAAAAACACTAAGATGCAATACAACATTCACGACGAGGTTATTGCTAATAATGTATTTACTCTACCCTCACTTATAATCCCACCGAATGTAAGTATGCCTTGGACGTTTATCTTTCCAAAGGGGAGCTATATACAAAAGACTTCGTACAAGAATGGACAGTTAGAAATAAGTTAG
- a CDS encoding YhgE/Pip domain-containing protein, whose product MKRSSFMAELKAILTNRKILIPILAVAFVPLMYAGMFLWAFWDPYDHMEDLPVAIVNEDIGANFEGESLQLGNELADKLGNSEEFNFEVVSKQDGYTGLENREYYLLIEIPENFSANATTILDEDPKKLEITYVPNESTNFLSSQIGETAVKEIKAEISKNITTTYAETMFTKVTDLASGLDQASDGSSELSEGAVELNEGSKTLHENLEQLASKSIEFTTGINSAATGTSKIADGADQLSAGLNEVNTNLPSIIDGTNTVQNGLELMKEELPAQVADGISAQLEGSVEDINAGIDQLESQLSTELSSQLTAGIVNGLSSSLAEQTITTQSTQLEQIKTALVANQIMTEEQATAFMAQLASNSPTQEQIQEQYKTQLTNQLQPQITAGVGNGLNQGLTQFKTTLNDQLLSSTAGLDEQLKEQMAPSFDQLISGLETINGGQLSLQQGVNKLYQGSLDLDTGANDLNEGLQQLSSGADQLQVGAGQLAEGSKELETGTDKLVDGSNELATKLADGAEQANSVQANEDTYDMMGEPVLVKKQEINTVPNYGTGFAPYFISLGLFVGALLISIVFALKEPVVKPNNALQWFGSKFGVIAIIGIIQAILVDFILLFGLKMEVINLPLFIVTSIITSFVFMTLVQMLVTMLGDPGRFLAIVVLILQLTTSAGTFPLELIPNALQPISALLPMTYSVQAFKAVISSGDLSYMWHNNLILIGYMVAFIIITIGYFTVIMKRNRQVVARTK is encoded by the coding sequence ATGAAAAGATCATCCTTTATGGCTGAACTTAAAGCGATCCTCACAAACCGAAAAATTCTTATTCCAATATTAGCTGTAGCATTTGTTCCTTTAATGTATGCTGGAATGTTTTTATGGGCATTCTGGGATCCTTATGATCATATGGAAGACTTACCAGTAGCAATTGTGAATGAAGATATCGGTGCTAATTTTGAGGGTGAATCGTTACAACTCGGCAATGAACTAGCCGATAAACTCGGAAATAGTGAAGAATTTAATTTTGAAGTAGTATCTAAACAGGACGGATATACTGGGCTAGAAAATCGAGAATATTACTTACTTATTGAAATTCCTGAAAACTTTTCAGCGAATGCAACTACCATTCTTGATGAAGACCCTAAAAAGTTAGAAATCACTTACGTTCCAAATGAAAGCACAAACTTCCTTTCATCCCAAATTGGTGAAACGGCAGTAAAAGAAATCAAAGCAGAAATATCTAAGAACATTACTACCACTTATGCAGAAACAATGTTTACGAAAGTGACAGATTTAGCAAGTGGTCTAGACCAAGCGAGTGACGGGTCAAGCGAACTTTCAGAAGGTGCAGTTGAACTGAACGAAGGCTCTAAAACATTGCATGAAAACCTTGAACAACTAGCATCAAAATCCATTGAATTTACAACCGGTATCAATAGTGCCGCTACTGGTACTAGTAAAATTGCTGATGGTGCTGATCAACTATCTGCAGGACTCAATGAAGTAAATACCAACCTCCCTTCTATCATAGATGGTACAAATACTGTCCAAAATGGCTTAGAGCTTATGAAAGAAGAGCTTCCTGCTCAAGTTGCTGATGGCATTTCCGCACAGCTAGAAGGAAGTGTGGAAGATATTAATGCAGGTATTGACCAACTTGAATCCCAATTATCAACTGAATTATCGTCTCAACTAACAGCAGGAATCGTTAACGGTTTATCAAGCAGTTTAGCCGAACAAACTATTACAACACAGTCAACACAATTAGAACAAATTAAGACAGCTCTTGTAGCTAATCAAATTATGACAGAAGAGCAAGCTACTGCCTTCATGGCTCAGTTAGCAAGCAACTCCCCGACTCAGGAGCAAATTCAAGAGCAATACAAAACACAACTAACAAATCAATTACAACCGCAAATTACTGCAGGTGTTGGTAATGGATTAAATCAAGGGTTAACACAGTTTAAAACGACACTAAATGACCAATTGCTTTCTTCAACAGCAGGTCTCGATGAGCAATTGAAAGAACAAATGGCTCCTTCTTTTGATCAATTGATTTCAGGTCTAGAAACAATTAACGGTGGCCAATTAAGTTTACAACAAGGAGTAAACAAGCTATATCAAGGTTCACTCGATCTAGATACAGGTGCTAATGATTTAAATGAAGGGTTACAACAGTTATCTTCAGGAGCAGATCAATTACAAGTTGGAGCCGGTCAGCTGGCAGAAGGTTCGAAGGAATTAGAGACTGGTACTGATAAACTTGTGGATGGATCAAACGAATTGGCGACGAAATTAGCCGATGGAGCTGAACAAGCAAATTCTGTTCAAGCAAATGAAGACACGTACGATATGATGGGTGAACCTGTTCTAGTGAAAAAACAGGAGATAAACACTGTACCAAATTACGGAACTGGCTTTGCGCCGTACTTTATCTCTCTTGGTTTATTTGTAGGTGCCCTACTCATTTCCATTGTGTTCGCATTAAAAGAACCAGTCGTGAAACCAAACAACGCTTTACAATGGTTTGGTAGTAAATTTGGTGTGATTGCTATCATTGGTATTATTCAAGCAATTTTAGTTGATTTCATCTTATTATTTGGATTAAAAATGGAAGTTATAAATCTTCCGTTATTCATTGTTACATCGATTATTACAAGTTTTGTATTTATGACGCTTGTACAAATGCTCGTCACAATGCTTGGAGATCCTGGTCGATTCCTTGCGATTGTTGTTCTTATCTTACAGTTAACAACAAGTGCTGGTACATTCCCGTTGGAATTAATACCAAATGCATTGCAGCCAATTAGTGCTTTATTGCCAATGACTTATTCTGTTCAAGCATTTAAAGCCGTTATTTCAAGTGGTGATCTTTCATATATGTGGCATAACAACCTCATTCTAATTGGTTATATGGTTGCCTTTATCATCATTACAATTGGATACTTTACTGTTATCATGAAACGTAATCGTCAAGTGGTTGCAAGAACTAAATAA
- a CDS encoding TetR/AcrR family transcriptional regulator produces the protein MAIDRRQLILEAATKSFSLFGYKATTMDQVSKLANVGKGTIYTFFKNKEELFDEIITTLIKDMKVVAEQAIDPNNPIDENVNRVLFKLLEFRKSHQLTIKLFQEEREIGTQAVVDVVQRVEQAIINYMKGIIQEAMDRGEIKTCNPEITSFVMLKMYVSLIFDWEQHHAPLEKEEISKLFRMYFFDGLSK, from the coding sequence TTGGCGATTGATCGAAGGCAATTAATACTAGAAGCAGCAACGAAGTCCTTCTCTTTATTTGGTTATAAAGCGACGACCATGGATCAAGTATCAAAACTTGCGAATGTCGGTAAAGGAACTATCTATACTTTCTTTAAGAATAAAGAAGAATTATTTGATGAAATTATTACAACGCTTATTAAGGATATGAAAGTTGTGGCGGAACAGGCAATTGACCCAAATAATCCAATTGATGAAAACGTCAATCGTGTCTTATTCAAACTATTGGAATTCCGCAAATCTCATCAGCTTACCATCAAGCTTTTTCAAGAGGAACGAGAGATTGGAACTCAAGCAGTGGTTGATGTCGTCCAACGTGTTGAACAAGCCATCATTAACTACATGAAAGGAATCATACAAGAAGCAATGGACCGTGGAGAAATAAAAACATGTAATCCGGAAATTACTTCATTTGTTATGCTAAAAATGTATGTTTCGCTAATATTTGATTGGGAACAACATCATGCCCCTCTCGAAAAAGAAGAAATATCGAAATTATTCCGAATGTATTTCTTTGATGGATTATCTAAATAG